One Natrinema longum genomic window carries:
- a CDS encoding nucleoside 2-deoxyribosyltransferase, whose translation MDVFFSGSIRGGRSDVDRYAALIEILEGHGDVLTEHVGVEAVEAKEQADGLTDGDIHDQDLAWLRQADVVVAEVTTPSLGVGYEIGRAVELDTPVCCLYRPDGDHELSAMIRGNDAVTVEEYREVAAVESVLASFLETHG comes from the coding sequence ATGGACGTCTTCTTCAGCGGCTCCATCAGGGGCGGACGATCGGACGTCGATCGCTACGCGGCACTCATCGAGATCCTCGAGGGACACGGCGACGTGCTCACCGAACACGTCGGAGTCGAAGCGGTCGAAGCGAAAGAGCAGGCTGACGGACTGACCGACGGCGACATCCACGATCAGGACCTCGCCTGGCTCCGGCAGGCCGACGTCGTCGTGGCCGAGGTGACGACGCCCAGTCTCGGCGTCGGCTACGAAATCGGACGCGCCGTCGAGTTGGACACGCCGGTCTGCTGTCTCTACCGCCCCGACGGGGACCACGAACTCTCCGCTATGATCCGGGGGAACGACGCGGTGACCGTCGAGGAGTACCGCGAGGTGGCGGCCGTCGAGTCCGTCCTCGCGTCGTTTCTCGAAACGCACGGCTAA
- a CDS encoding ferredoxin, producing the protein MRVEFDEDTCIGMFQCVAEWDAFEKDKSKGKAILADSEEVEDGVFVRDVPDDAELDAKFAARSCPVDAITIYDDDGEQVIP; encoded by the coding sequence ATGAGAGTCGAATTCGACGAGGACACCTGTATCGGGATGTTCCAGTGCGTCGCGGAGTGGGACGCCTTCGAGAAGGACAAATCGAAGGGGAAGGCGATCCTCGCGGACAGCGAGGAAGTCGAAGACGGCGTTTTCGTCCGCGACGTTCCCGACGACGCGGAACTCGACGCGAAGTTCGCCGCTCGGTCCTGTCCCGTCGACGCGATCACGATCTACGACGACGACGGCGAACAGGTGATCCCATAA
- a CDS encoding class I SAM-dependent methyltransferase, with amino-acid sequence MGRIESGPAGTRPADPLGRAMLAHHRDEPGRLTYRDGADVQDGNVAEFYFSSPDSWDRETIDVLERLADHEPILDVGCGAGKHLLWWADRGIDAVGVDASPNAVRTARERGLEDVLVGDMFDLPIETGAFGAVHAVGTQIGLGRSLAGIREVLAEFARVTADGGVAVVDNYDPTRLDEDFFGYRSDPREGIAHRCFHLEFERETEDGEQRREVGRTLQFLLCSPPRLREATTETPWQPCHVARTDGTAHYRTALKTERRPSGGTE; translated from the coding sequence ATGGGACGAATCGAGTCGGGACCGGCCGGAACACGACCGGCGGACCCGCTGGGACGAGCGATGCTCGCTCACCACCGCGACGAGCCGGGTCGGCTGACGTATCGCGACGGCGCGGACGTCCAGGACGGCAACGTCGCCGAGTTCTACTTCTCGAGTCCCGACTCGTGGGATCGGGAGACGATCGACGTCCTCGAGCGACTCGCCGACCACGAACCGATCCTCGACGTGGGCTGTGGCGCGGGGAAACACCTCCTGTGGTGGGCCGACCGCGGCATCGACGCGGTCGGCGTCGACGCGAGTCCGAACGCCGTGCGAACGGCCCGTGAACGCGGCCTCGAGGACGTCCTCGTCGGCGACATGTTCGACTTGCCGATCGAGACGGGCGCGTTCGGGGCCGTCCACGCCGTCGGTACCCAGATCGGTCTCGGCCGCTCGCTGGCCGGGATCCGCGAGGTGCTCGCCGAATTCGCTCGCGTCACCGCCGACGGGGGCGTCGCCGTCGTGGACAACTACGATCCGACGCGACTGGACGAGGACTTCTTCGGCTACCGTTCCGACCCGCGTGAGGGAATCGCACACCGGTGTTTCCACCTCGAGTTCGAACGCGAGACGGAAGACGGTGAGCAGCGCCGCGAAGTCGGGCGGACGCTACAGTTCCTGTTGTGTTCCCCGCCCCGACTCCGCGAGGCGACGACCGAAACGCCGTGGCAGCCGTGTCACGTCGCTCGGACCGATGGCACGGCACATTACAGAACGGCATTGAAAACGGAGCGACGGCCGAGTGGTGGAACGGAGTAG
- a CDS encoding inorganic phosphate transporter, with protein MVALSFAVLVGAAIVTCLFMAWVLGANSNSPPFAPAIGANAISTMQAAFVIGLLAAAGALMQGGSISETVGADLIDGVTITPLAATAGLLTAAGFMAIGIYTRYPIPAAFATTGAMVGVGLSLGGDPAMATYRRLGTFWLLVPIMSGGLAYATATILRRDDVPETVGVPLLAGVVGAIVANVRLGVIPDPAADQGTLAGFVSQQFGGGPILASGVDLGTVIVTIGVGVLAFYWVRERVRVSVESGIRSFLLVLGGIVAFSSGGSQVGLATGPLENLFRVELGLPGILLLAIGAAGILAGAWMGAPRLLQATSREYAQLGVRRSIAALVPGFIIAQLAIALGIPISLNNIILSGVIGGGLAGGSAGVSRRKIGVTITFWVLTLGSSVVVSYGLYRLFATVIGG; from the coding sequence ATGGTCGCACTGTCCTTCGCAGTCCTCGTCGGGGCCGCTATCGTCACCTGTCTGTTCATGGCGTGGGTGCTCGGGGCGAACAGCAACTCGCCACCCTTCGCCCCCGCGATCGGCGCGAACGCCATCTCGACGATGCAAGCGGCGTTCGTCATCGGCCTGCTCGCGGCCGCGGGCGCGCTCATGCAGGGTGGCAGCATCTCGGAGACGGTCGGTGCGGACCTCATCGACGGCGTCACGATCACGCCGCTTGCGGCCACCGCAGGCTTGCTGACCGCGGCGGGGTTCATGGCGATCGGCATCTACACACGATACCCGATTCCGGCGGCGTTCGCGACGACGGGCGCGATGGTCGGCGTCGGTCTCTCGCTGGGTGGCGATCCCGCGATGGCTACCTACCGCCGACTCGGCACTTTCTGGCTGCTGGTGCCGATCATGTCCGGCGGACTGGCGTACGCGACGGCGACGATCCTGCGGCGCGACGACGTCCCCGAGACCGTCGGCGTCCCGCTGCTGGCCGGCGTCGTCGGGGCGATCGTCGCCAACGTCCGTCTGGGCGTGATCCCGGATCCGGCCGCCGATCAGGGGACGCTGGCCGGGTTCGTCTCCCAGCAGTTCGGCGGTGGCCCGATACTCGCGTCCGGCGTCGATCTCGGAACCGTCATCGTGACGATCGGAGTCGGCGTCCTCGCGTTCTACTGGGTCCGCGAGCGCGTCCGCGTCTCCGTCGAGAGCGGGATCCGGTCGTTCCTGCTCGTCCTCGGCGGCATCGTCGCCTTCTCCTCGGGCGGCTCACAGGTCGGACTCGCGACCGGCCCGCTCGAGAACCTCTTTCGGGTCGAACTCGGCCTGCCGGGCATCCTCCTGCTCGCGATCGGCGCGGCCGGTATCCTCGCCGGGGCCTGGATGGGAGCACCACGGCTGTTACAGGCGACCTCCCGGGAGTACGCCCAGTTGGGCGTCCGGCGTTCGATCGCGGCGCTGGTCCCGGGGTTTATCATCGCCCAGCTGGCGATCGCGCTCGGCATTCCGATCTCGCTGAACAACATCATCCTCTCGGGGGTCATCGGCGGTGGACTGGCCGGCGGTTCGGCGGGCGTCTCCCGGCGCAAGATCGGCGTCACGATCACCTTCTGGGTGCTCACGCTGGGAAGTTCGGTCGTCGTCAGCTACGGGCTGTATCGGCTGTTCGCGACGGTGATCGGGGGTTGA
- a CDS encoding universal stress protein yields the protein MADSAHVLVPTLGRPREDEALTYALETFPDAQITLLTVVTPLDAPLSEGGVLERSEERTTEARASAEALLESVADPTAADRVRIETVEGRPGTVVPRYASEEAIDHVVMYGSGGGSTGFLRRFLGRGIAATVVERTARPVTVLE from the coding sequence ATGGCCGACTCCGCTCACGTCCTCGTCCCGACGCTCGGCCGTCCGCGAGAGGACGAGGCACTTACCTATGCCCTCGAGACGTTTCCCGACGCCCAGATCACCCTCCTCACCGTCGTGACGCCGCTCGACGCGCCACTCAGCGAGGGGGGCGTCCTCGAGCGAAGCGAGGAACGGACGACGGAAGCGCGGGCCAGCGCCGAGGCGTTGCTCGAGTCCGTCGCCGATCCGACGGCGGCGGACCGCGTTCGGATCGAGACGGTCGAGGGACGACCCGGAACCGTCGTTCCCAGATACGCCTCGGAGGAGGCGATCGATCACGTCGTAATGTACGGCTCCGGCGGCGGATCGACGGGGTTTCTCAGGCGGTTTCTCGGCCGTGGGATCGCCGCCACGGTGGTCGAACGCACTGCGCGGCCGGTAACGGTGCTGGAGTGA
- a CDS encoding ATP-dependent DNA helicase has translation MNIEELSGLPPGAVDHFRGEGIEELYPPQAEAVEAGATEGENLVAAVPTASGKTMIAALSMLSAVQRGGKALYIVPLRALASEKKEEFEEYERFGVTTGVTTGNYESTSDWLATKDIVVATSEKVDSLVRNGADWLSDLTCVVSDEVHLIDDRNRGPTLEVTLAKLRQLNPRMQVVALSATVGNADEIADWLDAALVDTDWRPIDLQMGVHYGNALNFDDGSTREVPVEGSEKQEAALVRDILREGGSSLVFVNSRRNAEAAARRLGGVSKNELTAEERTELADLAEEIRDDSDTETSKDLADAVEHGSAFHHAGLSSTQRTLVEDAFRDRTLKVISATPTLAAGVNTPARRVIVRDWRRFDPSAGGMAPLDVLEVHQMMGRAGRPGLDPYGEAVLLATSHDESEELFDRYIWADPEPVRSKLAAEPALRTHVLATIASGFARTRDGLLEFLEATLYASQSSEPGRLETVTDTVLQYLESNDFIERDSGGSDSAEADDGADGAFTSAATLAESGDRDEELAATSLGHTVSRLYLDPMSAAEIVHGLADADERPTALGLYQLVSRTPDMYELYLRSGEDEQFGELFYEREAELLGDAPSEFEEERFEDWLSALKTGKLLEDWATETDEEQLTDRYEIGPGDLRGKVDTAEWLLGAAESLAAEIDSEWTVAVREARARVEHGVSEDLLELVSVGEVGRKRARRLYDAGIEEPADLRTADKGVVLTVLKGEKTAETILENAGREDPSMDGVEPKSAGRTDGDGPAIGSDDADEDAARTETGDADDSQSSLGDF, from the coding sequence ATGAATATCGAGGAGCTGTCGGGGCTCCCGCCCGGTGCCGTCGACCATTTCCGGGGCGAGGGCATCGAGGAGCTCTACCCGCCCCAGGCCGAGGCGGTCGAGGCCGGTGCGACCGAGGGCGAGAACCTCGTCGCCGCCGTCCCGACCGCCAGCGGCAAGACGATGATCGCCGCCCTCTCGATGCTGTCGGCGGTCCAGCGCGGCGGGAAAGCGCTCTATATCGTCCCCCTCCGAGCACTCGCCAGCGAAAAAAAGGAGGAGTTCGAGGAGTACGAACGCTTCGGCGTGACGACGGGTGTGACGACCGGCAACTACGAGAGCACCAGCGACTGGCTCGCGACGAAGGACATCGTCGTCGCCACCAGCGAGAAGGTCGACTCGCTCGTCCGCAACGGAGCCGACTGGCTCTCGGATCTGACCTGTGTCGTCTCGGACGAAGTTCACCTCATCGACGACCGGAATCGGGGGCCGACCCTCGAGGTGACCCTCGCGAAACTCCGGCAGCTCAATCCCCGCATGCAGGTGGTCGCGCTCTCGGCGACGGTCGGCAACGCCGACGAGATCGCCGACTGGCTCGACGCCGCGCTCGTGGATACCGACTGGCGACCGATCGACCTCCAGATGGGGGTCCACTACGGCAACGCCCTGAACTTCGACGACGGCTCGACGCGGGAGGTTCCCGTCGAGGGGAGCGAAAAGCAAGAGGCAGCACTCGTCCGCGATATCCTCCGAGAGGGTGGCTCCTCGCTCGTGTTCGTCAACTCCCGCCGGAACGCCGAGGCCGCCGCGCGACGGTTGGGCGGCGTCTCGAAGAACGAGCTGACCGCCGAGGAGCGGACAGAACTGGCCGACCTGGCCGAGGAGATCCGGGACGACAGCGACACCGAGACGAGCAAAGACCTCGCGGACGCCGTCGAGCACGGGTCGGCGTTCCACCACGCCGGCCTCTCGAGCACCCAGCGAACGCTCGTCGAGGACGCCTTCCGCGACCGGACCCTGAAGGTGATCTCGGCGACGCCGACGCTCGCGGCGGGGGTCAATACCCCGGCTCGACGGGTAATCGTCCGCGACTGGCGGCGCTTCGACCCCAGCGCGGGTGGGATGGCCCCCTTAGACGTCCTCGAAGTCCACCAGATGATGGGCCGAGCGGGCCGTCCGGGGCTCGATCCCTACGGCGAGGCCGTCCTCCTCGCTACGAGCCACGACGAGAGCGAGGAACTGTTCGACCGGTATATCTGGGCCGACCCCGAGCCGGTACGCTCGAAATTGGCGGCCGAACCCGCCCTGCGGACCCACGTGCTCGCGACCATCGCCTCCGGCTTCGCCCGCACGCGCGATGGGCTCCTCGAGTTCCTCGAGGCGACGCTGTACGCGAGCCAATCGAGCGAGCCCGGGCGACTCGAGACGGTGACCGACACGGTCTTGCAGTACCTCGAATCGAACGACTTCATCGAGCGTGACAGCGGCGGAAGCGACAGTGCCGAAGCGGACGATGGCGCAGACGGCGCGTTCACCTCGGCCGCTACTCTCGCCGAGAGCGGCGACCGGGACGAGGAACTCGCCGCCACCAGCCTCGGCCACACCGTCTCGCGGCTCTATCTCGATCCGATGAGCGCCGCCGAGATCGTCCACGGGCTCGCGGACGCAGACGAACGACCGACCGCACTCGGCCTCTACCAACTGGTCTCGCGGACGCCCGACATGTACGAACTCTACCTGCGCTCGGGCGAGGACGAGCAGTTCGGCGAACTCTTCTACGAGCGCGAGGCCGAACTGCTGGGCGATGCCCCCAGCGAGTTCGAAGAGGAGCGCTTCGAGGACTGGCTCTCGGCGCTCAAGACGGGCAAACTGCTCGAGGACTGGGCGACCGAGACCGACGAGGAGCAGTTGACCGATCGGTACGAGATCGGGCCGGGCGACCTCCGTGGAAAGGTCGACACCGCGGAGTGGCTGCTCGGTGCGGCCGAGTCGCTGGCCGCGGAGATCGACAGCGAGTGGACCGTCGCGGTCCGGGAGGCCCGCGCCCGCGTCGAACACGGCGTGAGTGAGGACTTACTCGAACTCGTCTCGGTCGGCGAGGTGGGCCGCAAGCGCGCCCGGCGGCTCTACGACGCGGGAATCGAGGAGCCCGCCGACCTGCGAACTGCGGACAAAGGTGTCGTCCTCACCGTGCTCAAAGGGGAGAAGACGGCGGAAACCATCCTCGAGAACGCGGGCCGCGAGGATCCCTCGATGGACGGCGTCGAGCCGAAGTCCGCAGGGAGGACCGACGGCGACGGACCGGCGATCGGAAGCGACGACGCGGACGAGGACGCGGCGAGGACGGAGACGGGGGACGCCGACGACAGCCAGTCGAGTCTGGGTGATTTCTAG
- the cgi121 gene encoding KEOPS complex subunit Cgi121 has protein sequence MELRQCRLEIDDLDAFVSDLGEIGDRHGVTIQAFDSRYVADRRHLERAVELADRAIDRGENVARDRAVEILLYAAGRRQIDRALEMGVGEGENRAVVLVDGESDGDETAALEAVETLDAFVGQEATLETRDTETLCAFFDITDAERGATDASLSALVRERVALLEVEK, from the coding sequence GTGGAGCTACGCCAATGCCGCCTCGAGATCGACGATCTGGACGCGTTCGTGAGCGACCTCGGCGAGATCGGTGATCGCCACGGCGTGACGATCCAGGCCTTCGACTCGCGGTACGTCGCCGACCGCCGCCACCTCGAGCGGGCCGTCGAACTGGCCGATCGCGCGATCGACCGCGGCGAGAACGTCGCCCGGGATCGCGCCGTCGAGATCCTGCTGTACGCCGCCGGCCGCCGGCAGATCGACCGCGCGCTCGAGATGGGCGTCGGCGAGGGCGAGAACCGGGCGGTCGTTCTGGTCGACGGCGAGAGCGACGGAGACGAGACCGCTGCGCTCGAGGCGGTCGAAACGCTGGACGCGTTCGTCGGACAGGAAGCGACGCTGGAGACACGGGACACCGAGACGCTGTGTGCGTTCTTCGACATCACCGATGCCGAACGGGGGGCCACCGACGCGTCACTGTCGGCACTGGTTCGCGAGCGAGTCGCGCTGCTCGAGGTCGAGAAATAG
- a CDS encoding iron-sulfur cluster assembly protein: protein MSGRAPDGSAPTRAAVRDRLDRVTDPELDRSIVALEYVDAIEIDAQRVAVDLTLPTAWCSPAFAWMMAIDARDEVESLPAVEESRITLHDHMHETEINRGVNERLSFGEAFPDADGDVAAVRAELDEKARVARQYDAVETLLEAGLDGESIVDVRVRDLEIDRSTDTVAVYVQDRSFAVTVPPEPIERYLEKARKTDLVSEPDTPLFRTPEGDPIDPGSFALVHRRGRLARVNMSSQGGICDGLREARADRLEGAADD, encoded by the coding sequence ATGAGTGGACGGGCTCCCGACGGCTCCGCACCGACGCGAGCGGCCGTCCGCGACCGACTGGATCGAGTGACGGATCCGGAACTCGACCGCTCGATCGTCGCCCTCGAGTACGTCGACGCGATCGAGATCGACGCGCAACGCGTCGCCGTCGACCTCACGCTCCCGACGGCGTGGTGCTCGCCGGCCTTCGCCTGGATGATGGCGATCGACGCCCGCGACGAGGTCGAGTCCCTGCCGGCGGTCGAAGAGAGCCGGATTACGCTTCACGACCACATGCACGAGACGGAAATCAATCGCGGCGTGAACGAACGGCTGTCCTTCGGTGAGGCGTTTCCGGACGCCGACGGCGACGTCGCGGCAGTCCGTGCGGAACTCGACGAGAAGGCCCGCGTCGCCCGCCAGTACGATGCAGTCGAAACGCTGCTCGAGGCCGGTCTCGACGGCGAGTCGATCGTCGACGTTCGAGTACGGGACCTCGAGATCGACCGGTCGACCGACACCGTCGCCGTCTACGTTCAGGACCGTTCGTTTGCGGTCACTGTTCCGCCCGAGCCGATCGAGCGCTACCTCGAGAAAGCCCGCAAGACCGACCTCGTTTCGGAGCCGGACACCCCCCTGTTTCGAACGCCGGAGGGCGATCCGATCGACCCCGGGTCGTTCGCCCTCGTTCACCGGCGGGGACGGCTCGCACGGGTCAACATGTCGAGCCAGGGCGGCATCTGCGACGGGCTGCGAGAAGCGAGGGCGGACCGACTCGAGGGGGCCGCCGACGACTGA
- a CDS encoding amidohydrolase family protein, producing the protein MYQHNGAEIFVIDGHVHLWDATEENIKHEGGEEFIQCFYDYHTTFTPEERQWDMDEYREYGADRMVEDLFGNAAADMGIFQPTYLTDFYEEGFNTTEQNAELATEYPERFVLNGTFDPRDGEAGLEYLEELHDTYDIPGVKLYTAEWRDDSKGWRLDDEDAFEFLEKCQELGIENIHAHKGPTIRPLNRDAFDVKDVDDAASSFPELNFIVEHVGLPRLDDFCWIAAQENNVYGGLAVAAPFAQNRPGKFSEIMSELLWWLGEDRVLFGSDYALWNPDWLVEEVLEAEFTQEHRAEYGVEWDLETKKKVMGENIADLYDIDIEAKRQAFQDDEISQQFGLGDHYASEEPAAADD; encoded by the coding sequence ATGTATCAGCACAACGGAGCGGAAATATTCGTCATCGACGGGCACGTCCACCTGTGGGACGCCACGGAGGAGAACATCAAACACGAGGGTGGGGAGGAGTTCATCCAGTGTTTCTACGATTATCACACGACGTTCACTCCCGAGGAACGGCAGTGGGACATGGACGAGTATCGGGAGTACGGTGCCGATCGGATGGTCGAGGACCTGTTCGGCAACGCTGCCGCCGACATGGGGATCTTCCAGCCGACGTACCTCACCGACTTCTACGAAGAGGGGTTTAACACGACCGAACAGAACGCCGAACTCGCGACCGAGTACCCCGAGCGGTTCGTCCTCAACGGCACCTTCGATCCCCGCGACGGGGAGGCGGGCCTCGAGTACCTCGAGGAACTCCACGATACGTACGATATCCCCGGCGTCAAACTCTACACCGCCGAGTGGCGCGACGACTCGAAGGGGTGGCGACTCGACGACGAGGACGCCTTCGAGTTCCTCGAGAAGTGCCAGGAACTCGGGATCGAGAACATCCACGCCCACAAGGGGCCGACGATCCGGCCCCTCAATCGCGACGCGTTCGACGTGAAAGACGTCGACGACGCGGCCTCGTCGTTCCCGGAGCTCAACTTTATCGTCGAACACGTCGGGCTCCCCCGCCTCGACGACTTCTGCTGGATCGCCGCCCAGGAGAACAACGTCTACGGCGGCCTCGCCGTCGCCGCGCCGTTCGCCCAGAACCGGCCGGGCAAGTTCTCGGAGATCATGTCCGAACTCCTCTGGTGGCTCGGGGAGGATCGCGTCCTCTTTGGCTCGGACTACGCGCTGTGGAACCCCGACTGGCTCGTCGAAGAGGTTCTCGAGGCCGAATTCACGCAGGAACACCGCGCGGAGTACGGCGTCGAGTGGGACCTCGAGACGAAAAAGAAGGTCATGGGCGAGAATATCGCCGACCTCTACGACATCGACATCGAGGCGAAACGGCAGGCGTTCCAGGACGACGAGATCAGTCAGCAGTTCGGTCTCGGGGACCACTACGCCAGCGAGGAACCCGCGGCTGCGGACGACTGA
- a CDS encoding NAD(P)-dependent alcohol dehydrogenase has translation MHAARLHEYTDDMSDALQIDEVDRPALEQSDQVLVEVEGAGWCQTDNHIVEGMWADYAPQDLPMTLGHENAGIVAETGEEVTLVEEGDPVICHPVQTCGICRPCRLGEDMYCENSAFNGLTTDGGFAEYLQTNERAVIPLPDGVDPTEIAPHADAGITAYHAVKKAVDELNPGDTCVVIGVGGLGHIGLQCLDAMTAADIVAADIKDEALELAEEFGARHAINSAEEDLADVIADLTDDEGAQQVVDFVGRDETTALAPEIVAAGGDHHIVGYGGHIHEPSQALVDGEFSFRGTLVGKYAELQELVALVDRGDVELRTERHDLDEINTVAERLEHNEIEGRAVVLPP, from the coding sequence ATGCACGCAGCCAGACTCCACGAGTACACCGACGACATGAGCGACGCGTTGCAGATCGACGAGGTCGACCGGCCAGCCCTCGAGCAGTCCGATCAGGTCCTGGTCGAAGTCGAGGGAGCAGGGTGGTGTCAAACTGACAACCACATCGTCGAGGGGATGTGGGCCGATTACGCGCCACAGGACCTGCCGATGACGCTGGGCCACGAGAACGCCGGGATCGTCGCCGAGACCGGCGAGGAGGTGACGCTGGTCGAGGAGGGCGATCCGGTAATCTGCCACCCCGTCCAGACCTGTGGCATCTGTCGCCCCTGCCGGCTCGGCGAGGACATGTACTGCGAGAACAGCGCGTTCAACGGGCTCACGACCGACGGCGGCTTCGCCGAGTACCTCCAGACCAACGAGCGCGCGGTGATCCCGCTCCCCGACGGCGTCGACCCGACGGAAATCGCACCGCACGCGGACGCAGGAATCACGGCCTACCACGCCGTCAAAAAGGCGGTCGACGAACTGAACCCCGGCGATACCTGCGTCGTCATCGGCGTCGGCGGCCTCGGCCACATCGGACTCCAGTGTCTCGATGCCATGACCGCCGCCGACATCGTCGCCGCCGACATCAAAGACGAAGCGCTCGAGTTGGCCGAAGAGTTCGGTGCTCGCCACGCGATCAACTCCGCCGAGGAGGACCTCGCCGACGTGATTGCTGACCTGACCGACGACGAGGGGGCCCAACAGGTGGTCGACTTCGTCGGCCGCGACGAGACGACCGCACTCGCACCCGAGATCGTCGCCGCCGGGGGCGACCACCACATCGTCGGCTACGGCGGCCACATCCACGAACCCAGTCAGGCACTGGTCGACGGCGAGTTCTCGTTCCGCGGCACGCTGGTCGGCAAGTACGCCGAACTGCAGGAACTCGTCGCGCTCGTCGATCGGGGCGACGTCGAACTGCGCACCGAACGCCACGACCTCGACGAGATCAATACGGTCGCGGAACGACTCGAGCACAACGAGATCGAAGGACGAGCGGTCGTCCTGCCACCCTGA
- a CDS encoding NADH:flavin oxidoreductase, whose product MATLEDPIDIGGVTIPNRLYRAPLLECAGNGPDAVDALIDDLEPAAESGVGLVCQGATIVRGEGGCAAPGMTRVHDPAFVDRLSRLTDRIHDHGSRIVLQLEHGGLRSMETWHAEYRREHPDLAQLAVSQPPWQLRLLDRAGFLKYDPHVLTTAEVYDLAADFGRAAADGVDAGYDGIHLAGANMGIVQQFLSPFYNRRDDEFGGSPEARLNFLAVVHDEIRERAGDVPLLTKVPAETPAPPAPVVRRKLSLADGIEIARRLERIGYDAVVPVQTSVVWDMSIVRGEYPERAWDNDALSEAYDVAFGGSTRRRLVAVANRVQSLQYDFEPAWNEDFCRRVREQVSIPVLAEGGIRGRGEMDRLLGSSGGADGGEDSDAAPACDMVGMARPFYAEPRLGARLLEPDSGAETPRVLCESCNNCTVPQVTGAPGICRTPDVLEKRGELERAGVYDRTGDD is encoded by the coding sequence ATGGCCACCCTCGAGGATCCAATCGATATCGGCGGCGTCACGATCCCCAACCGGCTCTATCGTGCGCCGCTGCTCGAGTGTGCGGGCAACGGCCCCGACGCGGTCGACGCGCTGATCGACGACTTAGAGCCCGCGGCCGAGTCGGGGGTCGGGCTCGTCTGTCAGGGCGCGACGATCGTCCGCGGCGAGGGTGGCTGTGCCGCGCCGGGGATGACCCGCGTCCACGACCCCGCCTTCGTCGACCGACTCTCGCGGCTCACCGACCGCATACACGACCACGGAAGCCGGATCGTCCTCCAACTCGAGCACGGCGGCCTCCGAAGCATGGAGACCTGGCACGCCGAGTACCGCCGCGAGCACCCCGACCTCGCGCAACTCGCGGTGTCACAGCCCCCCTGGCAGTTACGGCTGCTGGATCGGGCGGGCTTTCTGAAGTACGACCCCCACGTCCTCACCACGGCCGAGGTGTACGACCTCGCGGCGGATTTCGGCCGTGCAGCGGCCGACGGGGTCGACGCGGGCTACGACGGGATCCACCTCGCCGGAGCGAACATGGGGATCGTCCAGCAGTTCCTGTCGCCATTTTACAACCGCCGGGACGACGAGTTCGGGGGGTCGCCCGAGGCCCGCCTGAATTTCCTCGCCGTCGTCCACGACGAGATCCGCGAGCGGGCCGGCGACGTGCCCCTGCTGACCAAGGTTCCCGCCGAAACGCCAGCGCCGCCCGCACCGGTCGTTCGGCGAAAACTCTCGCTCGCGGACGGCATCGAGATCGCCCGCCGGCTCGAGCGGATCGGCTACGACGCGGTCGTTCCAGTCCAGACGTCGGTCGTCTGGGACATGAGCATCGTCCGCGGGGAGTACCCCGAGCGGGCGTGGGACAACGACGCTCTGTCCGAGGCCTACGACGTGGCCTTCGGGGGATCGACGCGACGGCGGCTCGTCGCCGTCGCGAATCGAGTGCAGTCGCTGCAGTACGACTTCGAGCCCGCGTGGAACGAGGACTTCTGTCGGCGCGTCCGCGAGCAGGTGTCCATCCCCGTCCTCGCGGAGGGTGGGATTCGAGGGCGCGGGGAGATGGACCGACTGCTCGGCTCGAGCGGTGGGGCCGACGGCGGCGAGGACAGTGACGCGGCCCCCGCCTGCGACATGGTCGGCATGGCCCGCCCCTTCTACGCCGAACCGCGGCTAGGGGCGCGGCTGCTCGAGCCCGATTCGGGAGCCGAGACGCCGCGGGTCCTCTGTGAGAGTTGCAACAACTGTACGGTACCGCAGGTAACCGGCGCGCCGGGGATCTGTCGGACGCCCGACGTGCTCGAAAAGCGTGGCGAACTCGAGCGGGCGGGAGTCTACGATCGAACCGGGGACGACTGA